The following are encoded together in the Mesoterricola sediminis genome:
- the rlmB gene encoding 23S rRNA (guanosine(2251)-2'-O)-methyltransferase RlmB has product MKFLGPHACEEALERGEVQTLRIAPSAWERCARLRAAARERGVVVHREPMDSLDRRAQGQRHQGVLGEGADLALSGMDELAERIRAKGPGALVLALDGVTDPHNFGAILRSAAGAGADGIIFPERRSAQVNETVVRASAGTAGRVPLVRVVNLSRALDELKEAGAWVYGLAAGEGSRDYLEEPFDRPTVLVLGSEGEGLHQKIRERCDGLLRIPMPGGIESLNVSAAAAVMLFRVLARRKSGGA; this is encoded by the coding sequence ATGAAGTTCCTGGGTCCTCACGCCTGCGAGGAGGCGCTGGAGCGCGGAGAGGTCCAGACCCTCCGGATCGCGCCCTCCGCCTGGGAAAGGTGCGCCAGATTGCGCGCGGCCGCGCGGGAGCGGGGCGTCGTGGTCCATCGCGAACCCATGGACAGCCTGGACCGGCGGGCCCAGGGCCAGCGTCACCAGGGCGTCCTGGGCGAGGGCGCCGACCTCGCCCTCTCGGGCATGGATGAACTGGCGGAGCGCATCCGCGCGAAGGGCCCCGGCGCCCTCGTCCTGGCCCTGGACGGCGTGACGGATCCCCACAACTTCGGCGCCATCCTCCGCTCCGCCGCGGGCGCCGGCGCGGACGGGATCATCTTCCCCGAGCGCCGCAGCGCCCAGGTCAACGAGACGGTGGTCCGCGCCAGCGCCGGCACCGCGGGGCGCGTGCCCCTCGTGCGCGTCGTCAACCTCTCCCGGGCCCTCGACGAGCTCAAGGAGGCCGGGGCCTGGGTGTACGGCCTGGCGGCCGGCGAAGGGAGCCGGGACTACCTGGAGGAGCCCTTCGACCGCCCCACGGTCCTCGTCCTGGGCTCCGAGGGCGAAGGCCTCCACCAGAAGATCCGGGAGCGGTGCGACGGCCTGCTGCGGATCCCCATGCCGGGGGGCATCGAGAGCCTCAACGTGTCCGCCGCGGCGGCCGTCATGCTGTTCCGGGTGCTTGCCCGCAGGAAGTCGGGCGGAGCGTGA
- the leuD gene encoding 3-isopropylmalate dehydratase small subunit (catalyzes the isomerization between 2-isopropylmalate and 3-isopropylmalate in leucine biosynthesis) — translation MPNVIITLEADISTDDIYPGRYMATVLPTETPQYCFANRTDLNEKLKSGAFPKGSVIVADQNFGCGSSREQAASALKGYDLTIVARSMSRIFLQNAINLGLNVVLCPGIEAEEGHELAFEAGKVTNVTTGRTFETVRLPEARQAIIDAGGLIPYTRKRLLQTAR, via the coding sequence ATGCCCAACGTGATCATCACCCTCGAAGCCGACATCTCCACCGACGACATCTACCCTGGCCGCTACATGGCGACGGTCCTCCCCACCGAGACGCCGCAGTACTGCTTCGCCAACCGCACCGACCTCAACGAGAAGCTCAAGTCCGGGGCCTTCCCCAAGGGCTCGGTCATCGTGGCCGACCAGAACTTCGGCTGCGGCTCCTCCCGCGAGCAGGCCGCGAGCGCCCTGAAGGGCTACGACCTCACCATCGTCGCGCGCAGCATGAGCCGCATCTTCCTGCAGAACGCCATCAACCTCGGACTCAACGTCGTCCTGTGCCCCGGCATCGAGGCGGAGGAAGGCCACGAACTGGCTTTCGAGGCCGGCAAAGTGACAAACGTCACCACCGGCAGGACGTTCGAAACGGTTAGGCTTCCAGAGGCCAGGCAGGCAATCATCGACGCCGGCGGCCTGATCCCCTACACCCGGAAACGACTGTTACAAACGGCTCGGTAA
- the secE gene encoding preprotein translocase subunit SecE — MISTIKHQAKELLSELKRVDWPGKQKVLSAATSVAIVSTFVGLFLWAADKAISWGMTFILPQH, encoded by the coding sequence TTGATTTCAACCATCAAGCATCAAGCCAAGGAGCTCCTCAGCGAGCTCAAGCGCGTGGATTGGCCGGGCAAGCAGAAGGTCCTCAGCGCGGCCACCTCGGTGGCCATTGTGTCGACGTTCGTCGGTCTGTTCCTTTGGGCGGCGGACAAGGCGATCTCCTGGGGGATGACCTTCATCCTCCCCCAACACTAG
- a CDS encoding OmpP1/FadL family transporter, with amino-acid sequence MSGLLALAAFLGAPLSGQTLWTPASDPVGIARAGAGVAFGQSLEAGAINPALLVTLREDGAAYVAAGMELMSSQATLQSNSQVLFSSDRNRFLPAFGAAWKIKDHFYMGLKVDNPFMRHARFESDYTGRFEGQSLELTARRASLQFSYAVTPAFSLGLSVGAARVQYAFSNAVRVPVTADPQAPMSTANPALGLLEVGLTQSGAKTLPSLEAGFRWAINPRWTLAGAWQGPIRGTLGLTAGIDGSKATVTSVTGYGPADAIANAAAPGVQAAATVAPGSGDITLPGRFTLGVRQRVNQIFTWEADLRFVQGGSTRIPGYPVITTSSGTATGSGMPGTYHSGFGLSLAGEMTLTKRLTGRLGFSSDPSLREDPSVEPLLGGSRNAAFSMGLGLKAFGGEISVGWQIRQSQDRDVRRLDGAWNLAGYATTGTQTRVESMGHLWSIGYRRSF; translated from the coding sequence GTGTCCGGGCTGCTGGCCCTGGCGGCCTTCCTCGGGGCCCCCCTGTCGGGCCAGACCCTCTGGACCCCGGCTTCCGACCCGGTCGGGATCGCCCGGGCCGGGGCCGGCGTGGCCTTCGGCCAGAGCCTGGAGGCGGGGGCCATCAACCCCGCGCTCCTGGTGACCCTCCGGGAGGACGGCGCGGCCTACGTGGCGGCGGGCATGGAGCTCATGTCCTCCCAGGCCACCCTCCAGTCCAACTCCCAGGTGCTCTTCAGCTCCGACCGGAACCGCTTCCTGCCGGCCTTCGGCGCGGCCTGGAAGATCAAGGACCACTTCTACATGGGCCTGAAGGTGGACAACCCCTTCATGCGGCACGCGCGGTTCGAGTCGGACTACACGGGCCGGTTCGAGGGCCAGAGCCTGGAGCTCACCGCCCGGCGGGCCTCGCTCCAGTTCAGCTACGCCGTCACCCCGGCCTTCTCCCTCGGGCTGTCCGTGGGGGCCGCCCGGGTCCAGTACGCCTTCTCAAACGCCGTTCGGGTGCCGGTCACCGCCGATCCCCAGGCCCCGATGTCCACCGCCAATCCGGCCCTGGGCCTCCTGGAGGTCGGGCTCACCCAGTCCGGCGCGAAGACCCTCCCGTCCCTCGAAGCCGGCTTCCGCTGGGCCATCAATCCCCGCTGGACCCTCGCCGGCGCCTGGCAGGGCCCGATCCGCGGCACCCTCGGCCTCACCGCGGGCATCGACGGCTCGAAGGCCACCGTCACCTCCGTCACGGGCTACGGTCCCGCCGACGCCATCGCCAACGCCGCGGCCCCCGGGGTCCAGGCCGCGGCGACCGTCGCGCCCGGGTCGGGCGACATCACCCTTCCGGGCCGCTTCACCCTCGGCGTTCGGCAGCGCGTGAACCAGATCTTCACCTGGGAGGCGGACCTCCGCTTCGTGCAGGGCGGCTCCACCCGCATCCCGGGCTACCCGGTGATCACGACCTCCAGCGGGACCGCCACCGGCTCCGGCATGCCCGGCACCTACCACAGCGGCTTCGGCCTGAGCCTGGCCGGCGAGATGACGCTCACCAAGCGGCTCACGGGCAGGCTCGGATTCTCCTCCGACCCTTCCCTCCGGGAGGATCCCTCGGTGGAGCCGCTCCTGGGCGGGAGCCGCAACGCGGCCTTCTCCATGGGCCTCGGCCTCAAGGCCTTCGGCGGCGAGATCAGCGTCGGCTGGCAGATCCGGCAGAGCCAGGACCGGGACGTGCGGCGCCTCGACGGCGCCTGGAACCTGGCCGGCTACGCGACCACCGGGACCCAGACCCGGGTCGAGAGCATGGGCCACCTGTGGTCCATCGGCTACCGGAGGAGCTTCTAG
- the rpmG gene encoding 50S ribosomal protein L33, which produces MRDIVYLLCTECKRKNYTTTKNKRTTTGKLEFKKHCRACGGHKLHREGK; this is translated from the coding sequence ATGCGCGACATCGTTTACCTGCTCTGCACCGAGTGCAAGCGCAAGAACTACACGACCACCAAGAACAAGCGCACCACCACGGGCAAGCTCGAGTTCAAGAAGCATTGCCGGGCCTGCGGGGGCCACAAGCTCCACCGGGAAGGCAAGTAG
- the nusG gene encoding transcription termination/antitermination protein NusG: MAWFIIHTYSGYEAKVMESLRQRIKMEERDEHFGDIQIPEETYEEMKVDAKSGRKERVLKKRKSFPGYLLVQIAVTKKGANYEMEDADWHLVRNTPKVTSFVGANKKRPTPLTDDEVRQIMNHTEETQEKPKPKYHFEKGEKVRIIDGPFANFEGDVEEIHEERSTIKVMVTVFGRSTPVELDFIQVEKR; this comes from the coding sequence ATGGCCTGGTTCATCATCCACACCTACTCGGGCTACGAGGCCAAGGTGATGGAGAGCCTCCGCCAGCGGATCAAGATGGAAGAGCGGGACGAGCACTTCGGGGACATCCAGATCCCCGAGGAGACGTACGAGGAAATGAAGGTCGACGCCAAGTCCGGCCGGAAGGAGCGCGTCCTCAAGAAGCGCAAGTCCTTCCCGGGCTACCTCCTCGTCCAGATCGCCGTCACCAAGAAGGGCGCGAACTACGAGATGGAGGATGCCGACTGGCACCTCGTCCGCAACACCCCCAAGGTCACCTCCTTCGTGGGCGCCAACAAGAAGCGCCCCACGCCCCTGACGGACGACGAAGTCCGGCAGATCATGAACCACACCGAGGAGACCCAGGAGAAGCCCAAGCCGAAATACCACTTTGAAAAGGGCGAAAAGGTCCGTATCATTGATGGCCCCTTCGCCAACTTCGAAGGGGACGTGGAGGAGATCCACGAGGAACGCTCCACCATCAAGGTGATGGTGACGGTGTTCGGTCGAAGCACCCCCGTGGAGCTCGATTTCATCCAGGTGGAGAAGCGCTAG
- a CDS encoding 3-isopropylmalate dehydratase large subunit, with translation MGMTVVEKILARAAGREAVKAGDVLEPKVDLAMSHENAALVINQFEAIHEGTGIEVRPWDPSKIAIIFDHRVPAESPKTATNQKKIRGFVAKHGIAKFHDIRGDVGGICHQVLPEYGYVRPGFVVVGTDSHTTSHGALGAFSFGVGATEMASAWTLGYAVNIEVPPTIKVVVNGEFPPMVGPKDLILHLIGVLTAQGANFRVLEYHGETIRKMSTSGRLAVCNMSVEAGATSGIVPADAETLRYLREEAGVTDAISPVTPDADAVYERVVEIDVSALSPQIACPHTVDNVKPIDQVAGKRIHQIVIGSCTNGRLDDLAVAAGILKGHKVAEGTRMLVFPASGRIFGQALDRGYIHEFMRAGAVVMNSGCGPCLGVHEGALGDDEVALSTTNRNFKGRMGNPKSEVYLCSPAVAAASAITGVITDPRKA, from the coding sequence ATGGGAATGACGGTAGTAGAGAAGATCCTCGCGCGGGCCGCCGGCCGCGAGGCGGTCAAGGCCGGCGACGTGCTGGAGCCGAAGGTCGACCTGGCCATGTCCCACGAGAACGCGGCGCTGGTGATCAACCAGTTCGAGGCCATCCACGAGGGCACCGGCATCGAGGTCCGGCCCTGGGATCCGTCGAAGATCGCCATCATCTTCGATCACCGCGTGCCGGCCGAGAGCCCCAAGACGGCCACCAACCAGAAGAAGATCCGCGGCTTCGTGGCCAAGCACGGCATCGCCAAGTTCCATGACATCCGCGGCGACGTGGGCGGCATCTGCCACCAGGTCCTGCCCGAGTACGGCTATGTGCGGCCGGGCTTCGTGGTGGTCGGAACCGACAGCCACACCACCAGCCACGGCGCCCTCGGCGCCTTCTCCTTCGGCGTCGGCGCCACCGAGATGGCCTCGGCCTGGACCCTCGGCTACGCGGTGAACATCGAAGTGCCCCCCACCATCAAGGTGGTGGTCAACGGCGAATTCCCGCCCATGGTGGGCCCCAAGGACCTGATCCTCCACCTGATCGGCGTCCTCACCGCCCAGGGCGCCAACTTCCGCGTCCTGGAATACCACGGGGAGACCATCCGGAAGATGAGCACCTCCGGGCGCCTCGCCGTCTGCAACATGAGCGTGGAGGCCGGGGCCACCAGCGGCATCGTGCCCGCCGACGCCGAGACCCTGCGCTACCTCCGGGAGGAGGCCGGCGTGACCGACGCCATCAGCCCCGTCACCCCCGACGCGGACGCGGTCTACGAGCGCGTGGTGGAGATCGACGTCTCCGCCCTGTCGCCCCAGATCGCCTGCCCCCACACCGTGGACAACGTGAAGCCCATCGACCAGGTCGCCGGCAAGCGCATCCACCAGATCGTCATCGGCAGCTGCACCAACGGCCGCCTCGACGACCTGGCCGTCGCCGCCGGGATCCTGAAGGGCCACAAGGTGGCCGAAGGCACCCGCATGCTGGTCTTCCCCGCCTCGGGCCGGATCTTCGGGCAGGCCCTGGACCGCGGGTACATCCACGAGTTCATGCGGGCCGGCGCGGTCGTGATGAATTCGGGCTGCGGGCCCTGCCTCGGCGTCCACGAAGGCGCGCTGGGCGACGACGAAGTCGCCCTGTCCACCACGAACCGCAACTTCAAGGGCCGCATGGGCAACCCCAAATCCGAGGTCTACCTCTGCAGTCCGGCCGTCGCGGCCGCGTCGGCCATCACCGGCGTCATCACCGACCCCCGCAAGGCCTGA
- the rplK gene encoding 50S ribosomal protein L11, with protein sequence MAKKITGYIKLQLPAGEATPAPPVGPALGQHGVNIMEFVKQFNAKSVTQVEKGTILPVVITVYGDRSFSFILKTPPAAVLIKKKLGLDKGSAVPNKTKVGKITQAQLEEIAKVKMPDLNAGSLEAAMRSIAGSARSMGVEVVK encoded by the coding sequence ATGGCCAAGAAGATCACCGGTTACATCAAGCTGCAGCTTCCCGCCGGGGAGGCCACGCCGGCTCCCCCCGTGGGCCCCGCCCTCGGCCAGCACGGCGTCAACATCATGGAGTTCGTGAAGCAGTTCAACGCGAAGTCCGTGACCCAGGTGGAGAAGGGCACGATCCTGCCCGTCGTCATCACCGTCTACGGCGACCGCAGCTTCAGCTTCATCCTCAAGACCCCCCCCGCGGCCGTGCTGATCAAGAAGAAGCTCGGCCTCGACAAGGGCAGCGCGGTCCCCAACAAGACCAAGGTGGGCAAGATCACCCAGGCCCAGCTGGAAGAGATCGCCAAGGTCAAGATGCCCGACCTCAACGCCGGCAGCCTCGAGGCCGCCATGCGCTCCATCGCCGGCTCCGCCCGGTCCATGGGCGTCGAGGTCGTCAAGTAG
- the glnA gene encoding type I glutamate--ammonia ligase, whose product MFRTFDEARNFIRENQYRMIDLKFSDMWGNWHHVTIPASQFTEEMMRDGVGFDGSSVGLKSVKSGDMVLLPDLASGFVDPFCQFPTLSFICSAYEADTKRPFAFDPRNIVARAEEHLRATGIADGSIWGPEYEFYVFNDVSVENDVNVAAYRLDSVEGAWNAPTAGHGHLIPFHGGYHAIPPKDALANLRAEMCIELENLGVPVKYHHHEVGGPGQCEIETPLFDILKAGDATQIIKYVIKNVAQRNGQSATFMPKPLFGEAGSGMHFHQMLMKGGKNLFYDPKGYGCLSQEALWYIGGILKHGPALLAITNPSTNSYRRLIPGFEAPVNAFFSLGNRSAAIRVPKYADQPETARFEFRPPDATCNIYLALAAQLMAGIDGILNRIDPTANGFGPFDANIFSWTDEQRKAIKPLPASLKEACDALRDDHDFLLAGGVFDEAQIQDWIKHLMADFNAVNNRPTPYEVARYYDV is encoded by the coding sequence GTGTTCAGGACCTTCGATGAGGCAAGGAATTTCATCAGGGAAAATCAGTACCGGATGATCGACCTGAAATTCAGCGACATGTGGGGCAACTGGCACCACGTCACCATCCCGGCGTCCCAGTTCACCGAGGAGATGATGCGGGACGGCGTCGGCTTCGACGGCTCCAGCGTGGGCCTCAAGTCCGTCAAGTCGGGCGACATGGTCCTCCTCCCCGACCTGGCGTCCGGATTCGTGGACCCGTTCTGCCAGTTCCCCACCCTCAGCTTCATCTGCTCCGCCTACGAGGCCGACACCAAGCGGCCCTTCGCCTTCGATCCGCGCAACATCGTCGCCCGGGCCGAGGAGCACCTGCGCGCCACCGGCATCGCCGACGGCAGCATCTGGGGCCCCGAGTACGAGTTCTACGTCTTCAACGACGTCTCGGTCGAGAACGACGTGAACGTCGCCGCCTACCGGCTGGACAGCGTCGAAGGCGCCTGGAACGCCCCCACCGCCGGGCACGGCCACCTGATCCCCTTCCACGGGGGCTACCACGCCATCCCGCCCAAGGACGCCCTGGCCAACCTCCGGGCCGAGATGTGCATCGAGCTCGAGAACCTGGGCGTCCCGGTCAAGTACCACCACCACGAGGTGGGCGGCCCGGGCCAGTGCGAGATCGAGACCCCGCTCTTCGACATCCTCAAGGCCGGCGACGCCACCCAGATCATCAAGTACGTGATCAAGAACGTGGCCCAGCGCAACGGCCAGAGCGCGACCTTCATGCCGAAGCCCCTCTTCGGCGAGGCCGGGAGCGGCATGCACTTCCACCAGATGCTCATGAAGGGCGGCAAGAACCTCTTCTACGATCCCAAGGGCTACGGCTGCCTCAGCCAGGAGGCCCTCTGGTACATCGGCGGCATCCTGAAGCACGGCCCGGCCCTCCTGGCCATCACCAACCCCAGCACCAACTCGTACCGCCGCCTCATCCCCGGCTTCGAGGCGCCGGTCAACGCGTTCTTCTCCCTGGGGAACCGGAGCGCCGCCATCCGCGTGCCCAAGTACGCCGACCAGCCCGAGACGGCCCGGTTCGAGTTCCGTCCCCCCGACGCGACCTGCAACATCTACCTGGCCCTCGCCGCCCAGCTCATGGCCGGCATCGACGGGATCCTGAACCGCATCGACCCCACCGCCAACGGTTTCGGCCCCTTCGACGCCAACATCTTCAGCTGGACCGACGAGCAGCGGAAGGCCATCAAGCCCCTGCCCGCCAGCCTCAAGGAGGCCTGCGACGCCCTCCGGGACGACCACGACTTCCTCCTGGCCGGGGGGGTCTTCGACGAGGCCCAGATCCAGGACTGGATCAAGCACCTGATGGCCGACTTCAACGCAGTGAACAACCGGCCCACCCCCTACGAGGTGGCCCGCTACTACGACGTCTAG
- the tuf gene encoding elongation factor Tu, with protein sequence MAKEKFDRSKPHVNIGTIGHVDHGKTTLTAAIATLLSVTQGGQAKSYEQIDSAPEEKARGITINTAHVEYQTPRRHYAHVDCPGHADYIKNMITGAAQMDGAILVVAATDGPMPQTREHILLARQVGVPYIVVFMNKIDIADPELTDLVEMELRELLSSYGFPGDDIPIIRGSAKLAMDNATNPGAPECKCIYELMEAVDSYIPDPARPVDKPFIMPVEDVFTITGRGTVVTGRVEAGIVKVGDEVEIIGLRETVKKVVTGIEMFKKSLDQGQAGDNAGVLLRGVERKDVERGMVLAKPGSITPHTKFTAAVYVLGKDEGGRHTPFFNKYRPQFYFRTTDVTGSIELEAGREMVMPGDNVTLTVELIVPIAMEKGLKFAIREGGRTVGSGRVDEVIA encoded by the coding sequence GTGGCCAAAGAGAAATTCGATCGCTCTAAGCCTCACGTCAACATCGGCACCATCGGTCACGTGGACCACGGCAAGACGACCCTGACGGCCGCCATTGCCACCCTGCTCTCCGTCACCCAGGGCGGGCAGGCGAAGTCCTACGAGCAGATCGACTCCGCTCCTGAAGAGAAGGCCCGTGGGATCACGATCAACACCGCCCACGTCGAGTACCAGACCCCCCGTCGGCACTACGCCCACGTGGACTGCCCCGGCCACGCCGACTACATCAAGAACATGATCACCGGCGCGGCCCAGATGGACGGCGCCATCCTCGTCGTCGCGGCCACCGACGGCCCGATGCCCCAGACCCGCGAGCACATCCTCCTGGCCCGCCAGGTGGGCGTGCCCTACATCGTCGTCTTCATGAACAAGATCGACATCGCGGATCCCGAGCTGACCGACCTGGTGGAGATGGAGCTGCGCGAGCTGCTCTCCTCCTACGGCTTCCCCGGCGACGACATTCCCATCATCCGCGGCTCGGCGAAGCTGGCCATGGACAACGCCACCAACCCCGGCGCTCCTGAGTGCAAGTGCATCTACGAGCTCATGGAGGCCGTGGACAGCTACATTCCCGATCCCGCCCGCCCCGTCGACAAGCCCTTCATCATGCCCGTCGAGGACGTGTTCACGATCACCGGCCGCGGCACCGTGGTGACCGGCCGCGTCGAGGCCGGCATCGTCAAGGTCGGCGACGAAGTCGAGATCATCGGCCTGCGCGAGACCGTCAAGAAGGTCGTGACCGGCATCGAGATGTTCAAGAAGTCCCTGGACCAGGGCCAGGCCGGTGACAACGCGGGCGTCCTCCTCCGCGGTGTCGAGCGCAAGGACGTGGAGCGCGGCATGGTGCTCGCCAAGCCCGGCAGCATCACCCCCCACACCAAGTTCACCGCCGCCGTTTACGTCCTGGGCAAGGACGAGGGCGGCCGCCACACCCCCTTCTTCAACAAGTACCGCCCCCAGTTCTACTTCCGCACCACGGACGTGACTGGTTCCATCGAGCTGGAAGCCGGCCGCGAAATGGTCATGCCCGGTGACAACGTCACCCTGACCGTTGAGCTGATCGTCCCCATCGCCATGGAGAAGGGCCTCAAGTTCGCCATCCGTGAAGGCGGCCGCACTGTCGGCTCCGGCAGGGTGGACGAAGTCATCGCCTAA